One genomic region from Asterias amurensis chromosome 7, ASM3211899v1 encodes:
- the LOC139940111 gene encoding protein TAMALIN-like, with protein MISTSEYAIGRYNIPQFNMRTLDRKKPKLAKKEIFLPDLGEVAHAVEQDRDIFTNEKENPRRRTIIIEKLRGSFGFELQTYAIHHRGSNEVEVCTYVCDVLSDGAAYLAGMRPGDIILSVNGINVEGAKHHQIVELIKISSNSLRLVVLFEDCVRKVELNKKLVKLKRTLYDKKLACRALQAQEKRILHGMDRYDRGLTPSHSQDSGICSPSSLLCPNQSSLNYSSKSQSMSSLSSGGFSLSMIPGNESLEEISILDI; from the exons ATGATATCCACGTCGGAGTACGCTATCGGCAGATACAACATTCCACAATTCAATATGAGAACTTTAGACAGAAAAAAGCCCAAACTGGCGAAGAAGGAAATATTTCTACCAGACTTAGGAGAG GTGGCTCATGCGGTCGAGCAAGACAGAGACATCTTCACAAATGAAAAGGAAAACCCCAGGAG GCGAACTATAATCATAGAAAAACTACGCGGTTCATTCGGCTTTGAATTACAG ACGTACGCTATACATCATAGAGGCAGTAACGAAGTGGAGGTGTGCACGTATGTCTGTGATGTTCTGTCAGACGGGGCGGCATACTTGGCAGGCATGAGACCAG GTGACATCATTCTGTCTGTCAACGGCATCAATGTAGAAGGAGCAAAACATCATCAAATTGTTGAACTCATCAAAATCTCGTCCAATTCGTTAAG gCTAGTTGTTCTATTTGAAGACTGTGTACGAAAGGTCGAACTCAACAAGAAGCTTGTGAAATTAAAG CGGACACTTTACGACAAGAAGCTAGCCTGTCGAGCTCTCCAGGCCCAGGAGAAGCGAATTCTTCACGGCATGGACCGGTACGACAGAGGGCTCACTCCGTCCCACTCACAGGACAGTGGTATCTGCTCTCCATCATCATTGTTGTGTCCCAACCAGTCCTCCCTAAACTACAGCAGCAAATCGCAGTCCATGAGCTCGCTCAGCTCCGGTGGGTTTTCCCTCTCCATGATCCCCGGCAATGAAAGCCTGGAGGAGATCTCCATCTTGgatatttga